A single genomic interval of Agelaius phoeniceus isolate bAgePho1 chromosome 31, bAgePho1.hap1, whole genome shotgun sequence harbors:
- the ANKRD35 gene encoding ankyrin repeat domain-containing protein 35 yields the protein MESWTRQDQKLLEAVTRGDVARVAALAARKAARPAKLNARGQSALHLAAAGGLTECLTLLLEHGAPVNGTNDDGSTALHLATIACQPQCVKVLLQHGANERHADGQNRTPLHWAASSGCASSVLLLCDHEAPLDVPDAHGQTPLMLAAQGNHVAVCAQLLRRGAEPGLADRDGRTALELALAHGSLEVAELLQDHKGDKDTGNVTGNVTGEAPSWALQKVPRRENGAGQVGIQGKEEDDEEEEQRDGCAARRLREELARKTLECRRLEEAAEGIRRRLRELLRLLPGQDVGEDEDEDEDEDEDEEDDGACLELLARRVAELRKRTRDEEWEGGQGSSEAPALIPFLAWLGEECSKMREAKAGAFSRSRELRRESERSLRAEPAWEQLAAGLEQALEQQDQIHARMLQGSQILLEKLRRCSVNGPEAAAGGKHREEIPREGGRMEKELLELREGNGKLLVELARLGRERERLQRELRELRGDPGKRDEAWRLRRELRALRDGLGARVREAGGDTGAGILRDLHRRLDALVRSQHEALQLITEMEEGEAAETPGSDEEGGIAGEPGEPGAARGTERGTAGVPAGSEAERWREAAAAAEERAAGRERELRELREAAAGLERGAAALRERAGRLERACRDKDGKLKQLLVETEKLSAEVLGLRGRNARLQLQLEVQQKQHRDTVAVYRSHLLQAAQGFMDEGVHAALLRILRAEAGAGPWH from the exons ATGGAGAGCTGGACGCGGCAGGACCAGAAGCTCCTGGAGGCGGTGACACGAGGGGACGTGGCCCGGGTGGCCGCCCTGGCTGCCCGCAAGGCCGCCCGCCCCGCCAAGCTCAACGCCAGGGGACAATCGGC GCTCCACCTGGCTGCGGCCGGGGGCCTCACCGAGTGCCTGAcgctgctgctggagcacgGGGCTCCCGTCAATGGAACCAACGATGACG gcagcaCCGCCCTGCACTTGGCCACCATCgcctgccagccccagtgcgtgaaggtgctgctgcag CACGGAGCCAACGAGCGCCATGCGGATGGGCAGAACCGGACTCCGCTGCACTGGGCAG CCTCCTCGGGCTGCGCCTCCAGCGTCCTCCTGCTCTGCGACCACGAGGCCCCGCTGGATGTCCCCGACGCT CACGGCCAGACCCCCCTgatgctggcagcacaggggaACCACGTGGCTGTTTGTGCCCAGCTCCTGCGGCGTGGGGCCGAGCCTGGGCTGGCTGACAGGGATGGCAG GACGGCGCTGGAGCTGGCCCTGGCTCACGGCAGCCTGGAAGTGGCCGAGCTGCTGCAGGACCACAAGGGGGACAAGGACACCGGGAATGTCACTGGAAATGTCACCGGGGAGGCCCCGAGCTGGGCTCTCCAGAAGGTCCCAAGGAGAG AGAATGGTGCTGGACAGGTGGGAATCCAGGGcaaggaggaggatgatgaggaagaggagcagagggaCGGATGCGCTGCCCGACGGCTGCGGGAGGAGCTGGCCAGGAAGACTCTGGAATGCCGGAGGCTGGAGGAAGCTGCCGAGGGCATCCGGCGGCGGCTGCGGGAGCTCCTGCGGCTCCTGCCGGGACAGGACgtgggtgaggatgaggatgaggatgaggatgaggatgaggatgaggaggatgacgGCGCctgcctggagctcctggcCCGGCGCGTGGCGGAGCTGAGGAAGAGGACGAGGGATGAAGAGTGGGAAGGAGGACAAGGCAGCAGCGAGGCTCCGGCGCTGATCCCgttcctggcctggctgggggAGGAGTGCTCCAAAATGCGGGAAGCGAAGGCCGGAGCCTTCTCCCGGAGCCGGGAGCTGCGCCGGGAATCCGAGCGTTCCCTCCGGGCCGAGCCcgcctgggagcagctggcggcggggctggagcaggcgctggagcagcaggaccaGATCCACGCCAGGATGCTCCAAGGATCCCAAATCCTCCTGGAAAAGCTCCGCCGGTGCTCGGTGAACGGCCCGGAGGCGGCTGCGGGCGGAAAGCACCGGGAGGAGATCCCGAGGGAGGGCGGGAggatggagaaggagctgctggagctgcggGAGGGTAACGGGAAGCTCCTGGTGGAGCTGGCGCGGCTGGGCCGGGagcgggagcggctgcagcgGGAGCTGCGGGAGCTGCGGGGCGATCCCGGCAAGCGGGACGAGGCGTGGAGGCTGCGCCGGGagctgcgggcgctgcgggaCGGGCTCGGAGCGCGGGTGCGGGAGGCGGGCGGTGACACCGGGGCCGGGATCCTCCGGGATCTGCACCGGCGGCTGGACGCGCTGGTGCGCTCCCAgcacgaggccctgcagctcATCACGGAGATGGAGGAGGGAGAGGCCGCAGAAACCCCCGGGAGCGACGAGGAGGGCGGGATAGCGGGAGAACCGGGAGAACCGGGAGCGGCGCGGGGCACGGAGCGCGGCACCGCCGGTGTCCCGGCGGGCTCGGAGGCGGAGCGGtggcgggaggcggcggcggcggccgaggAGAGGGCGGCCGGGCGGGAACGGGAGCTGCGGGAGctgcgggaggcggcggcggggctggagcgcggcgcggcggcgctgCGGGAACGCGCGGGGCGGTTGGAGCGCGCCTGCCGCGACAAGGACGGGAAG ctgaagcagctgctggtggagaCAGAGAAACTCTCGGCCGAGGTGTTGGGGCTGCGGGGCAGGAACGCCcggctccagctccagctggag gtcCAGCAGAAGCAGCACCGGGACACCGTGGCTGTGTACCGGAgccacctcctccaggctgcccag GGATTCATGGACGAGGGCGTCCACGCCGCGCTGCTGCGGATCCTGCGGGCCgaggcgggagcggggccgtgGCATTAA
- the ARHGEF2 gene encoding rho guanine nucleotide exchange factor 2, which produces MTMCFACNKSITAKEALVCPTCNVTIHNRCKDTLPNCTKVKQKQQKAALLKNSSALQSVSLRNKNAIRERPNSAIYPSESFRQTLLGPRRGRPSLSLSKSVSTTNISGNFNDDSPLGIRRILSQSTDSLNMRNRTLSVESLIDEGPDVILSQLLSDLEADGKEFEADSWSLAVDNSFLQQHRMDVMKRQDVIYELMQTELHHVRTLKIMGALFRRAMLEELQLDPGIVQRIFPCLDELSHIHERFLAQLLERRRESLAQDSNKNFVIDRLGDILVTQFSGPSAEQLRKAYAEFCSKHTKALKEYKDLLARDKRFQQFIRRVTRSPLLRRHGVPECILLVTQRITKYPVLIERILKNSKDNEGDCADLSRALRLVKELLSAVDEEVHAWELRGRLWDVFRRVDPRAKVPLCWDSRPGAFGRDELLRRKLVHSGGMLWKTAAGRFKDVLVLLMTDVLVFLQEKDQKFTFPMLDKPAVISLQNLIVRDIANQEKGMFLISAAPPEMYEVHAASRDDRNHWMKVIQQAVSLCPSRQDFPLIETETEASLRKLKERMEQQDRQIAALLEDKVGIFADMLALGSGCSEPPAAPRGTPFPGDPTRGPRGDVLLHDAIREVECLKEIFTGCTRDRDQNQNQNHPPEAESCPSPSASNGDSGSINGSLELRADPDGQRDGNGNQVPPRGSQEEINQRLVNLYGLLLRLQVHLTHQEVLLELQLPEGLQRPRPRRGSQPAVPVTGAAEPGAGAELALLQRQHGLVQEELSRCRQLCQERAQEAAALESRLRDSERERSRLERELQEARGAPAGPRGRRAAEPRRRSLPAGDALYLSFTPPQLSHASPPAAVPFHAPAFPGGSRDELEFRGTDPERLREGDDTLDVLLEDEGGLGGRHSPPASPRDFLRMQDIPEEAENSQELKEGDGDS; this is translated from the exons ATGACCATGTGCTTCGCCTGCAACAAGAGCATCACGGCCAAGGAAGCGCTGGTGTGCCCCA CCTGCAACGTCACCATCCACAACCGCTGCAAGGACACGCTGCCCAACTGCACCAAGGTGAAGCAGAAG cagcagaaggcggcGCTGCTGAAgaacagctcagccctgcagtcGGTGTCCCTGCGCAACAAGA ATGCCATCCGGGAGCGCCCCAACTCTGCCATCTACCCCTCGGAGAGCTTCCGGCAGACGCTGCTGGggccccgccgcggccgcccctCCTTGTCCCTCTCCAAGAGCGTCTCCACCACCAACATCTCGGG GAATTTCAACGATGACTCTCCCCTGGGCATCCGGCGGATCCTGTCCCAGTCCACGGATTCCCTCAACATGCGCAACCGGACGCTCTCGGTGGAGTCGTTGATCGACGAAG GCCCTGACGTCATCCTGAGCCAGCTGCTGAGCGATCTGGAGGCGGATGGGAAGGAGTTTGAGGCGGATTCCTGGAGCCTGGCGGTGGATAacagcttcctgcagcagcaccgcATGGACGTCATGAAACGGCAGGACGTCATCTACg AGCTGATGCAGACGGAGCTGCACCACGTGCGGACGCTGAAGATCATGGGCGCCCTGTTCCGCAGGGccatgctggaggagctgcagctggaccCCGGCATCGTCCAGCGCATCTTCCCCTGCCTGGACGAGCTCAGCCACATCCACGAGCGCTTCCTGGCCCAGCTCCTGGAGCGGCGCCGGGAATCGCTGGCCCAGGACAGCAACAAGAACTTCGTCATCGACCGCCTCGGTGACATCCTCGTCACCCAG TTCTCGGGCCCCAGCGCGGAGCAGCTGCGCAAAGCCTACGCCGAGTTCTGCAGCAAGCACACCAAGGCACTCAAGGAGTACAAGGACCTGCTGGCCCGGGACAAACGCTTCCAGCAGTTCATCAGG CGGGTGACACGCTCCCCTCTCCTCCGCCGCCACGGCGTCCCCGAGTGCATCCTGCTGGTGACGCAGCGCATCACCAAGTACCCGGTGCTCATCGAGCGCATCCTCAAGAATTCCAAAG ACAACGAGGGCGACTGCGCGGACCTGTCGCGGGCGCTGCGCTTGGTGAAGGAGCTGCTGTCGGCCGTGGACGAGGAGGTTCACGCCTGGGAGCTCCGCGGGCGCCTCTGGGACGTTTTCCGGCGCGTGGATCCCCGCGCCAAGGTGCcgctgtgctgggacagccgGCCCGGGGCCTTTGGGAGGGACGAGCTGCTCCGCAGGAAGCTGGTGCACAGCGGGGGCATGCTCTGGAAAACGGCGGCTGGGCGCTTCAAAG ACGTCCTGGTGCTGCTGATGACGGACGTGCTGGTGTTCCTGCAAGAGAAGGACCAGAAATTCACCTTCCCCATGCTG GACAAGCCTGCTGTCATCTCCCTGCAAAACCTGATCGTGAGGGACATCGCCAACCAGGAGAAGGGGATGTTCCTGATCAGCGCGGCCCCGCCCGAGATGTACGAGGTGCACGCGGCCTCGCGGGACGACCGCAACCACTGGATGAAGGTCATCCAGCAGGCAGTCAGCCT CTGTCCAAGCCGCCAGGATTTTCCCTTGATTGAGACGGAGACTGAAGCGTCCCTGAGGAAACTGAAAG AGCGCATGGAGCAGCAGGACCGGCAGATCGCGGCGCTGCTGGAGGACAAGGTTGGCATTTTTGCCGACATGCTGGCGCTGGGCAGCggctgctccgagccccccgcagccccccggggcaccccctttcccggggaCCCCACCCGGGGCCCCCGCGGGGACGTCCTGCTGCACGACGCCATCCGGGAAG TGGAGTGCCTGAAGGAGATTTTCACGGGATGCACCCGGGATCGGGACCAGAACCAGAACCAGAACCACCCCCCCGAGGCcgagagctgccccagccccagcgccaGCA ACGGTGACTCCGGCAGCATCAACGGCTCCTTGGAATTGCGGGCGGACCCGGATGGGCAGCGG GACGGGAATGGGAACCAGGTGCCACCGAGGGGATCCCAGGAG GAGATCAACCAGCGCCTGGTGAACCTGTACGGGCTCCTGCTGCGGctccag GTCCACCTGACCCaccaggaggtgctgctggagctgcagctgccggaggggctgcagcggccgcggccccgccggggcTCCCAGCCGGCCGTGCCGGTAACCGGAGCGGCGGAACCGGGTGCCGGCGCGGAGCTGGCGCTGCTGCAGCGGCAGCACGggctggtgcaggaggagctgagccGCTGccgccagctgtgccaggagcgggcgcaggaggcggcggcgctggaGTCGCGCCTGCGGGACAGCGAACGGGAGCGCTCCCGGTTGGaacgggagctgcaggaggcgCGGGGAGCaccggcggggccgcggggtcggcgggcggcggagccTCGGCGTAGGAGCCTCCCGGCTGGGGATGCGCTGTACCTGAGCTTCACCCCCCCGCAG CTGAGCCACGCCAGCCCCCCCGCCGCTGTCCCGTTCCACGCCCCCGCCTTCCCCGGCGGCTCCCGGGACGAGCTGGAATTCCGAGGAACCGACCCCGAACGGCTGCGGGAGGGCGACGACACCCTGGACGTGCTCCTGGAGGACGAGGGGGGCTTGGGGGGTCGCCACTccccccctgccagcccccgaG ATTTCCTGAGGATGCAGGATATTCCCGAGGAGGCGGAGaacagccaggagctgaaggagggcGATGGGGACAGTTAG
- the LOC129132203 gene encoding cathepsin S-like — translation MEPLAPAALLALLVLALGHPDPALDRHWELWKKSYGKEYHPQEDFLRRLTWEKNLWLVTLHNLEHSLGLRSYTLGMNHLGDMTSEEVAASLTGLQLRPRPRWNLAFPAQSRPLGDVPEALDWRDKGCVTEVKNQGACGSCWAFSAVGALEAQVKLKTGNLVSLSVQNLVDCSRMYGNKGCAGGFMTEAFQYIIDNGGIESEESYPYTAQNGTCHYNASARAASCSRFVELPEGDEAALRDAVATVGPVAVAIDATRPSFFLYRSGVFDDPQCSQEVNHGVLVVGYGSLENKEYWLVKNSWGVHFGDAGYIRMARNASNLCGIASYASYPLI, via the exons ATGGAGCCTCTGGCTCCCGCcgccctcctggccctgctggtgctggcactgggacACCCCGACCCCGCGCTGGACCGGCACTGGGAGCTCTGGAAAAAATCCTACGGCAAGGAATATCATCCCCAG gaggatTTTCTCCGTCGCCTGACGTGGGAGAAGAACCTGTGGCTGGTGACCCTCCACAACCTGGAGCACTCCCTGGGCCTCCGCTCCTACACGCTGGGGATGAACCACCTGGGGGACATg ACCAGCGAGGAGGTGGCGGCTTCGCTGACGGGGCTCCAGCTCCGTCCTCGTCCCCGTTGGAATTTGGCATTCCCAGCCCAATCCCGGCCGCTCGGTGACGTCCCCGAGGCCCTGGACTGGCGGGACAAGGGCTGTGTGACCGAGGTGAAGAACCAG GGCGCCTGCGGATCCTGCTGGGCCTTCAGCGCCGTGGGAGCGCTGGAAGCGCAGGTGAAGCTGAAAACCGGGAATTTGGTGTCCCTGAGCGTCCAGAACCTGGTGGATTGCTCCAGGATGTACGGGAacaagggctgtgctggggggtTCATGACAGAGGCGTTCCAGTACATCATCGACAACGGCGGCATCGAGTCCGAGGAGTCCTATCCCTACACGGCTCAG AACGGGACGTGCCACTACAACGCCTCCGCCCGCGCCGCCTCCTGCTCCCGGTTCGTGGAGCTGCCCGAGGGTGACGAGGCCGCGCTCAGGGACGCCGTGGCCACCGTGGGCCCCGTGGCCGTGGCCATCGACGCCACCCGGCCCAGCTTCTTCCTCTACCGCTCCG GGGTGTTTGATGACCCCCAGTGCTCGCAGGAGGTGAACCACGGGGTGCTGGTGGTGGGATATGGCTCCCTGGAAAACAAGGAATATTGGCTGGTGAAGAACAG CTGGGGCGTGCATTTCGGAGACGCAGGGTACATCCGCATGGCCCGCAACGCCTCCAACCTCTGCGGCATCGCCAGCTACGCCTCCTACCCGCTCATCTAG
- the RPS27 gene encoding small ribosomal subunit protein eS27, which produces MPLAKDLLHPSPEEEKRKHKKKRLVQSPNSYFMDVKCPGCYKITTVFSHAQTVVLCVGCSTVLCQPTGGKARLTEGCSFRRKQH; this is translated from the exons CTCGCCAAGGACCTGTTGCACCCGTCTCCCGAGGAGGAGAAGCGCAAGCACAAGAAGAAGCGGCTGGTGCAGAGCCCCAACTCGTATTTCATGGACGTCAAGTGCCCCG GCTGTTACAAGATCACGACCGTGTTTAGCCATGCCCAGACCGTGGTGCTCTGCGTGGGCTGCTCCACGGTGCTGTGCCAGCCCACGGGGGGCAAAGCTCGGCTCACCGAGG GCTGCTCGTTCCGGCGGAAGCAGCACTGA